The following proteins are co-located in the Microbacterium sp. Clip185 genome:
- a CDS encoding oxidoreductase, with translation MSIPSPVPGGTWSLGDKSVTRFGYGAMQLAGPWVMGPPEDHDEAIAVLRSAVEAGITHIDTAETYGPRVVNELIREALHPYPDQLLIATKAGGRRDAQGGWPPARTPDEIRAQVADNLETLGVDRLDLVHLRLGDASGPVEEDIADAFGALVDLQKEGVVRHLGVSNVTAAQVAQAQSIAPIVSVQNMYNLANRADDALIDRLAAQGVAYIPFFPLGGFTPLQAGALDTVARRSGTTPMSVALAWLLLRSPNILLIPGTSSRAHLRENIAGAGLELSEEDLSELDRIAG, from the coding sequence ATGAGTATCCCTTCCCCTGTTCCCGGCGGCACGTGGTCCCTCGGAGACAAGAGCGTGACCCGGTTCGGCTACGGGGCCATGCAACTCGCCGGCCCGTGGGTGATGGGCCCGCCCGAAGACCACGACGAGGCGATAGCCGTTCTCCGTTCTGCGGTGGAGGCCGGCATCACGCACATCGACACCGCCGAGACCTACGGCCCGCGCGTGGTCAACGAGCTCATCCGTGAGGCCCTGCACCCTTACCCTGATCAGCTGCTGATCGCCACGAAGGCGGGTGGGCGACGGGATGCGCAGGGCGGTTGGCCGCCTGCGCGCACGCCGGACGAGATTCGCGCGCAGGTCGCGGACAACCTCGAGACCCTCGGCGTTGACCGGCTCGATCTGGTGCATCTTCGACTCGGAGACGCATCCGGCCCCGTGGAAGAAGACATCGCGGACGCCTTCGGCGCCCTCGTCGACCTCCAGAAGGAGGGCGTCGTGCGCCACCTCGGCGTCAGCAACGTGACCGCCGCGCAGGTGGCGCAGGCTCAGTCCATCGCCCCCATCGTCTCGGTGCAGAACATGTACAACCTCGCCAACCGTGCGGACGATGCGTTGATCGACCGGCTCGCGGCGCAGGGCGTCGCCTACATCCCCTTCTTCCCCCTCGGCGGCTTCACGCCGCTGCAGGCGGGAGCGCTGGATACCGTCGCCCGTCGCTCGGGGACCACCCCGATGTCCGTGGCGCTCGCGTGGCTCCTGCTCCGCTCGCCGAACATCCTGCTCATCCCCGGTACGTCATCCCGCGCGCACCTGCGGGAGAACATCGCCGGGGCAGGTCTCGAACTCTCCGAGGAAGACCTGAGCGAACTCGACCGCATCGCGGGCTGA
- a CDS encoding RidA family protein, with protein sequence MSVELVTPEGMFRPVPYHHVAVATGSRLVSVAGQIDRDGDRGATSVGDLAGQVVQAFRNAARGLAGVGASFADAHRIRMYVTSWEPAKAEALLAGLARAQKELNLPEPLPPLSLLGVEALFEPDVLFEVEVDAVLE encoded by the coding sequence ATGAGCGTCGAACTCGTCACACCCGAAGGAATGTTCCGACCCGTCCCATACCACCACGTCGCCGTCGCCACGGGCAGTCGCCTCGTGAGTGTGGCGGGCCAGATCGACAGAGACGGCGACCGCGGTGCCACATCGGTCGGGGACCTGGCCGGACAGGTCGTGCAGGCCTTCCGGAATGCGGCACGCGGCCTGGCGGGTGTGGGCGCGTCCTTCGCCGATGCGCACCGCATCCGGATGTACGTCACCTCCTGGGAGCCCGCCAAGGCGGAGGCTCTGCTGGCGGGGCTGGCTCGGGCGCAGAAGGAGCTGAACCTGCCCGAGCCGCTGCCGCCGCTCTCGCTGCTCGGGGTGGAGGCACTGTTCGAGCCGGACGTGCTGTTCGAGGTCGAGGTCGACGCCGTGCTGGAATGA
- a CDS encoding DsbA family oxidoreductase → MIASGTPVRVDVWSDVQCIWCYIAGARLRAALERSPVAVDVVYRSFQLSPDAPVEIDREAHIRRHGGDAARMAQMLAHLERLTTDEGLEYRPDRTRPTNSRAALELLHQAQAEGRRAELTQRLFEAHFAEGRHIGLVDELLAIAGEVGLDRASAAASLADARWSTAVDADVREARRLGARGVPFYVIGGVARLSGAPSVDDLLAAFEHASRAVAVESI, encoded by the coding sequence ATGATCGCCTCCGGGACGCCCGTCCGGGTGGATGTCTGGTCCGACGTGCAGTGCATCTGGTGCTACATCGCCGGTGCCCGCCTGCGCGCGGCGCTGGAGCGGAGCCCGGTGGCCGTCGACGTCGTCTACCGCTCGTTCCAGCTTTCGCCGGATGCCCCCGTCGAGATCGATCGGGAAGCCCACATCCGCAGGCATGGCGGCGATGCGGCACGTATGGCCCAGATGCTCGCGCACCTGGAGCGTCTCACCACCGATGAAGGCCTCGAGTACCGTCCGGACCGCACGCGACCGACCAACTCGCGGGCTGCGCTGGAGCTGCTGCATCAGGCGCAGGCCGAAGGCAGGCGGGCCGAGCTCACGCAGCGTCTGTTCGAAGCGCACTTCGCCGAGGGGCGGCACATCGGCCTCGTCGACGAACTCCTCGCGATCGCCGGCGAGGTCGGGCTCGATCGCGCGAGCGCCGCCGCATCGCTCGCGGATGCGCGATGGAGCACGGCCGTGGACGCCGACGTTCGAGAGGCCCGGCGCCTGGGTGCCCGCGGTGTGCCGTTCTACGTCATCGGCGGGGTCGCGCGCCTGTCCGGTGCTCCCTCCGTCGACGACCTGCTTGCGGCGTTCGAGCACGCGTCGCGGGCAGTCGCCGTCGAATCAATCTGA